One genomic window of Pseudoxanthomonas sp. includes the following:
- the tsf gene encoding translation elongation factor Ts yields the protein MEITASLVKELRERTGAGMMECKKALTEAGGDINAAAEALRKSGAAKADKKADRVAAEGRLGLAQDGGKAVLVEVNSETDFVANDINFKTFVDTVAAAALASGAADVEALKSAKLASGQTVEEARATAIQTLGENIQIRRLAKVDTTGNIGAYVHTNGKVGVLVELIGGDAELARGLAMHVAALKPPHNKAADVPADFVEKEKEIELAKMSEKDKSKPADILEKIISGKINKIVSEVTLYGQNYVLDGDKTVEQVLKAAGGDVAGFQLLVVGEGIEKVVEDYAAEVAKAMQV from the coding sequence GTGGAAATCACTGCTTCCCTGGTCAAGGAACTGCGCGAGCGCACCGGCGCCGGCATGATGGAGTGCAAGAAGGCACTCACCGAAGCCGGCGGCGACATCAACGCCGCTGCCGAAGCCCTGCGCAAGTCCGGCGCTGCCAAGGCAGACAAGAAGGCTGACCGTGTGGCCGCCGAAGGCCGCCTGGGCCTGGCCCAGGACGGCGGCAAGGCCGTGCTGGTCGAAGTCAACTCGGAAACCGACTTCGTCGCCAACGACATCAACTTCAAGACCTTCGTCGACACCGTTGCCGCTGCTGCACTGGCGTCCGGCGCTGCCGACGTGGAAGCACTGAAGTCGGCCAAGCTGGCTTCGGGCCAGACCGTCGAAGAAGCCCGCGCCACCGCGATCCAGACGCTGGGTGAAAACATCCAGATCCGTCGCCTGGCCAAGGTCGACACCACCGGCAACATCGGTGCCTACGTGCACACCAACGGCAAGGTCGGCGTGCTGGTCGAGCTGATCGGTGGCGACGCCGAACTGGCCCGTGGCCTGGCCATGCACGTGGCTGCCCTGAAGCCGCCGCACAACAAGGCTGCCGACGTGCCTGCCGACTTCGTCGAAAAGGAAAAGGAAATCGAACTGGCCAAGATGTCCGAGAAGGACAAGTCCAAGCCGGCCGACATCCTGGAAAAGATCATCAGCGGCAAGATCAACAAGATCGTCAGCGAAGTGACCCTGTACGGCCAGAACTACGTGCTGGACGGCGACAAGACCGTCGAGCAGGTGCTCAAGGCTGCAGGCGGCGACGTCGCCGGCTTCCAGCTGCTGGTGGTGGGCGAAGGCATCGAGAAGGTGGTGGAAGACTACGCCGCCGAAGTGGCCAAGGCGATGCAGGTCTGA
- a CDS encoding DUF805 domain-containing protein: MEWMLMPLKRYADFSGRSRRKEYWMFLLFYMVALLATVMVMVLGAALVSPAERPGALSYVGFALMMLLILALLLPSLAVQVRRFHDMDKSGWFVLINFVPYVGGFIVMVMMMMEGTPGPNRFGQAVK, from the coding sequence ATGGAGTGGATGTTGATGCCGCTGAAGCGCTATGCGGATTTTTCCGGGCGCTCGCGTCGCAAGGAGTACTGGATGTTCCTCCTGTTCTACATGGTGGCGCTGCTGGCGACCGTGATGGTGATGGTCCTGGGCGCGGCCCTGGTGTCGCCTGCCGAACGTCCCGGCGCACTGAGCTACGTGGGCTTCGCGTTGATGATGCTGTTGATCCTGGCGCTGCTGCTCCCCAGCCTGGCCGTGCAGGTGCGCCGCTTCCACGACATGGACAAGTCCGGCTGGTTCGTCCTGATCAATTTCGTCCCCTATGTCGGCGGCTTCATCGTGATGGTCATGATGATGATGGAAGGCACGCCCGGTCCGAACCGCTTCGGCCAGGCCGTCAAGTAA
- a CDS encoding ankyrin repeat domain-containing protein — protein MAALIQPSTRPRWHPRMLLNVLLALPAVAVCVYVLLPMPAIPRADPERDPAAYFSGDGLLMARAVDRRDWNAIDKMVHERGIDPDTLFDRLGRPILAWPVITHNPEGLHLLLNAGATPDARMQSMGVAAESALVPAASMSDSSYLTELLMRGGDPNGRNAAGQPLLYVAFASGHWDNVQALVLSGADLDTTLYTGNGYDTVLSWYSRIGRFDRLYWLLEHGGDPTRRMHDLPGSRLAGTADSNEGRMPIVEDVFYATALPRMRDWQQACQAWLLNHNIGRPPMPPALRMREREHERQQAQESGNNEIAL, from the coding sequence TTGGCCGCCCTCATCCAGCCCTCGACCCGCCCGCGCTGGCACCCGCGCATGCTGCTGAACGTGCTGCTGGCGCTGCCGGCAGTGGCGGTGTGCGTGTACGTGCTGCTGCCGATGCCAGCCATCCCCCGCGCCGACCCCGAGCGCGATCCGGCGGCCTACTTCAGCGGTGATGGACTATTGATGGCCCGCGCGGTGGACCGGCGCGACTGGAACGCCATCGACAAGATGGTGCACGAACGCGGGATCGACCCGGACACGCTCTTCGACCGCCTGGGCCGGCCAATCCTGGCCTGGCCGGTCATCACCCACAACCCCGAAGGCCTGCACCTGCTGCTCAATGCCGGCGCCACGCCCGATGCGCGCATGCAGTCGATGGGCGTGGCTGCGGAAAGCGCCCTGGTGCCGGCCGCGTCGATGTCCGATTCCAGCTACCTCACCGAACTACTGATGCGCGGCGGTGACCCCAACGGCCGCAACGCCGCTGGCCAGCCGCTGCTGTATGTCGCCTTCGCCAGCGGCCACTGGGACAACGTGCAGGCCCTGGTTCTGTCCGGCGCCGACCTGGACACCACGCTCTATACCGGCAACGGCTACGACACCGTACTGAGCTGGTATTCGCGGATCGGCCGCTTCGACCGCCTGTACTGGCTGCTGGAACACGGCGGCGACCCGACCCGCCGGATGCACGACCTGCCAGGTTCGCGCCTGGCCGGGACTGCCGATTCCAACGAAGGCCGCATGCCGATCGTAGAAGACGTCTTCTACGCCACCGCGCTCCCCCGGATGCGCGACTGGCAGCAGGCCTGCCAAGCCTGGCTGCTGAACCACAACATCGGTCGCCCTCCGATGCCACCGGCGCTGCGCATGCGTGAGCGCGAACACGAGCGACAACAGGCGCAGGAAAGCGGCAACAACGAGATCGCACTCTAG
- the tilS gene encoding tRNA lysidine(34) synthetase TilS, whose translation MSVLLDPLSHVPVGAPTARLHVALSGGLDSSALLHAIATQWRGRREVHAIHVHHGLQADADAWATHCAALCASLQVPLQVVRVTVDRSAGEGLEAAARRARHAAFAQVMAPGDVLVAAHHQDDQAETFLLRALRASGPDGLAAMRPWRVFADGWLWRPWLSVSHGEIAGYAQAQGLHWIEDGSNADTALDRNFLRHQVLPLLRQRWPHADAALARSAALNAQASELLTEQDQAALHAARTADPMMLSVTTLQAMDAARRARVLRLWIAQCALPPFPARGVAQVESSLLIARTDAQACFEWDGACLHRWGDQLHAGLAIAPLALDWQAEWDGRQVLQLPAGGRLQLRGIGAFDAPVHVTARRGGERITLPGRRHSHALKHVLQDAGMPPWRRLQLPLLRDAHGEVLAAGDAIYSSGFARWLQENAASLHWSPPGRD comes from the coding sequence ATGTCCGTGCTGCTCGATCCCCTTTCGCATGTGCCCGTCGGCGCGCCCACCGCGCGTTTGCATGTGGCGCTGAGTGGCGGACTGGATTCGAGCGCACTGCTGCATGCCATCGCAACGCAGTGGCGCGGCCGGCGCGAAGTCCATGCCATCCATGTGCACCATGGCCTTCAGGCGGACGCCGATGCTTGGGCCACGCACTGTGCGGCGCTGTGCGCCTCGCTGCAGGTGCCGCTACAGGTGGTGCGCGTCACTGTTGATCGCAGCGCTGGCGAGGGCCTGGAAGCGGCCGCACGTCGCGCGCGGCACGCTGCCTTCGCGCAGGTGATGGCGCCTGGCGACGTGCTGGTCGCCGCGCACCATCAGGACGACCAGGCCGAGACCTTCCTGCTGCGCGCCCTGCGTGCTTCCGGGCCGGATGGCCTGGCGGCCATGCGGCCGTGGCGCGTGTTCGCCGACGGCTGGCTGTGGCGGCCGTGGCTGTCTGTTTCGCACGGCGAGATCGCAGGCTATGCCCAGGCGCAGGGCCTGCACTGGATCGAAGACGGCAGCAATGCCGACACCGCGCTGGATCGCAATTTCCTGCGCCATCAGGTGTTGCCACTGCTGCGCCAGCGCTGGCCGCACGCCGATGCCGCACTGGCGCGCAGTGCCGCGCTGAATGCGCAGGCCAGCGAGCTGCTCACCGAACAGGACCAGGCCGCATTGCACGCCGCACGCACCGCGGACCCGATGATGCTGTCGGTCACTACCCTGCAGGCCATGGACGCCGCCCGACGCGCACGCGTATTGCGCCTGTGGATCGCGCAGTGCGCGCTGCCGCCGTTTCCCGCACGCGGCGTTGCCCAGGTCGAGTCCAGCCTGCTGATCGCACGTACCGATGCGCAGGCATGCTTTGAATGGGACGGCGCCTGCCTGCATCGCTGGGGCGATCAGCTGCATGCAGGCCTGGCCATTGCGCCACTCGCCCTTGATTGGCAGGCCGAATGGGATGGCCGCCAGGTACTGCAACTTCCCGCTGGCGGCCGGTTGCAACTGCGCGGCATCGGCGCGTTCGACGCACCGGTCCACGTCACGGCCCGCCGTGGCGGGGAGCGCATCACCCTGCCCGGCCGCCGTCACTCGCACGCGCTCAAACACGTCCTGCAGGATGCCGGCATGCCGCCGTGGCGACGGCTCCAGCTGCCACTGCTACGCGATGCGCATGGCGAGGTCCTGGCGGCGGGCGATGCCATCTATTCGAGCGGATTCGCCCGCTGGCTGCAGGAAAATGCAGCCTCCCTGCACTGGTCGCCGCCCGGCCGCGATTGA
- a CDS encoding exodeoxyribonuclease VII small subunit has protein sequence MAKKPAADASPVAHFETSLDELEQLVGRMEQGELSLEESLAAYERGVGLYRSCRTALEQAELRVRLLSDPDRPESAEPFAPLPDGE, from the coding sequence ATGGCAAAGAAACCCGCAGCCGACGCCTCGCCCGTGGCGCATTTCGAAACCTCGCTGGACGAGCTGGAACAGCTGGTCGGGCGCATGGAACAGGGCGAATTGAGCCTGGAAGAATCACTGGCCGCCTACGAGCGTGGCGTGGGCCTGTACCGCAGCTGCCGCACCGCGCTGGAGCAGGCCGAACTGCGCGTGCGCCTGCTCAGCGACCCCGACCGCCCCGAGTCCGCCGAACCTTTCGCCCCGTTGCCCGATGGCGAGTGA
- a CDS encoding farnesyl diphosphate synthase, with product MASEAVFARWAQRVEASLESALPDPDLAPQRLHGAMRHAVLGGGKRMRPLLVYAAGTLTGADEAVLDAPATAVELIHAYSLVHDDLPAMDDDALRRGQPTVHIAFDEATAILAGDALQTRAFEVLAGSDAGAVLRVAWLQTLAQASGVAGMCGGQALDIDATGGVQPLQALQRMHALKTGALIRASVRLGALAGGADDDTLRRLDTFADALGLAFQVRDDILDVESSSEALGKTAGKDAAQAKSTYPALLGMDGAKAKLDALAVQMKESLAPFGARANALAALGEFAVKRGH from the coding sequence ATGGCGAGTGAGGCCGTGTTCGCACGCTGGGCGCAGCGTGTCGAAGCCTCGCTCGAATCGGCGCTCCCCGATCCCGACCTCGCCCCGCAGCGATTGCACGGGGCCATGCGCCATGCCGTGCTCGGCGGCGGCAAGCGCATGCGTCCGTTGCTGGTCTATGCGGCGGGCACGCTGACCGGTGCCGATGAAGCCGTGCTCGATGCGCCGGCCACTGCGGTCGAGCTGATCCATGCCTATTCGCTGGTCCACGACGACTTGCCGGCAATGGACGACGACGCCCTGCGTCGCGGCCAGCCCACGGTGCATATCGCCTTCGACGAAGCCACCGCGATCCTGGCTGGCGACGCGCTGCAGACCCGCGCGTTCGAAGTCCTGGCCGGCAGCGATGCCGGCGCGGTGCTGCGCGTGGCCTGGCTGCAGACCCTGGCCCAGGCCAGCGGCGTGGCCGGCATGTGCGGCGGCCAGGCGCTGGATATCGACGCGACCGGCGGCGTGCAGCCACTGCAGGCCCTGCAGCGCATGCACGCACTCAAGACCGGCGCCCTGATCCGCGCCAGCGTGCGCCTGGGCGCCCTGGCCGGCGGTGCCGATGACGACACCCTGCGACGCCTGGACACCTTCGCCGACGCCCTCGGCCTGGCCTTCCAGGTCCGCGATGACATCCTCGATGTCGAATCCAGTTCCGAAGCGCTCGGCAAGACCGCCGGCAAGGACGCGGCACAAGCCAAGTCGACCTATCCCGCCCTCCTGGGCATGGACGGTGCAAAGGCGAAGCTGGATGCGTTGGCGGTGCAGATGAAGGAGTCGCTGGCGCCGTTCGGCGCGCGAGCGAATGCGTTGGCAGCGCTGGGCGAGTTTGCGGTCAAACGCGGGCACTGA
- a CDS encoding DUF2971 domain-containing protein: MEDHGAPERVFKYLSPARIGILSDQLVRYTPLGAFNDPFEGRPEITQLASNEAAVASFAAAIPSELEAAYSSLPAALRTRFSLQQWVRFATPLMQQQQGQFLAMLGAVSNRLIPAIPAKMDEVLGVLSLCEIPDSLLMWAHYGMSHTGFVLELDSRHPYFNARRTDQDEFGHLRQVRYRDVRPSASLIDLDGTEMFLVKSKEWSYEREWRVLRPLKDAHNLVNANGEDIHLFQLPPYSIKAVILGVRASTTLADQARQAISSNSAMSHIKLLRCVPDESCFAIRIVADAA; this comes from the coding sequence ATGGAAGATCACGGCGCACCGGAGAGGGTATTCAAGTACCTTTCCCCAGCCCGTATCGGAATTCTGTCCGATCAACTGGTTCGCTACACGCCATTAGGAGCATTCAACGATCCGTTCGAAGGAAGGCCCGAGATTACGCAACTTGCCTCGAATGAAGCGGCGGTTGCCTCTTTTGCTGCGGCAATTCCCAGTGAACTTGAAGCCGCATATAGCAGCCTCCCCGCGGCACTGAGGACACGATTTTCACTTCAGCAGTGGGTGCGGTTTGCAACCCCCTTGATGCAACAGCAGCAAGGACAGTTTCTCGCAATGCTCGGCGCTGTATCAAACAGACTCATCCCAGCGATTCCCGCCAAGATGGATGAGGTCTTGGGTGTCCTTTCGCTATGTGAGATTCCGGATAGCCTTCTCATGTGGGCTCACTACGGAATGAGCCATACAGGGTTTGTGTTGGAGTTGGATTCGAGACATCCGTACTTCAACGCCCGCCGCACAGATCAAGATGAGTTTGGCCACCTGCGCCAGGTTCGCTATCGAGATGTCCGTCCTAGTGCGTCTCTCATCGACTTGGACGGTACGGAGATGTTCTTGGTCAAAAGCAAGGAGTGGTCGTATGAACGAGAGTGGAGGGTTCTTCGCCCGCTCAAAGATGCGCACAACCTAGTTAATGCTAACGGCGAGGACATTCATCTGTTCCAGCTGCCACCTTACTCAATCAAGGCAGTTATTCTTGGGGTGAGGGCGTCAACCACACTCGCAGATCAAGCCCGGCAGGCAATTTCCAGCAACAGCGCGATGTCACACATCAAACTACTTAGGTGCGTTCCGGATGAATCTTGCTTTGCAATCAGGATTGTCGCGGACGCCGCCTAA
- a CDS encoding DUF4870 domain-containing protein, which translates to MNEFENVTAPPPPPAGVAPQEDRVVGLIVHLTGIVVSFVVPLILWLVNKDNPAKAWLNDQSKEALNFQITVFLAYIVCSVLGVIGIGFLLMPLVWIANLVLCILAGIKANEGQAYRYPFALRLIK; encoded by the coding sequence ATGAACGAGTTCGAGAACGTCACCGCTCCACCGCCACCGCCGGCTGGCGTGGCCCCGCAGGAAGATCGGGTCGTTGGCCTGATCGTCCACCTCACCGGCATCGTGGTGAGCTTCGTGGTCCCGCTGATCCTGTGGCTGGTGAACAAGGACAACCCGGCCAAAGCCTGGCTCAACGACCAGTCCAAGGAAGCACTGAATTTCCAGATCACCGTGTTCCTCGCCTACATCGTCTGCAGCGTGCTGGGCGTGATCGGCATTGGCTTCCTGTTGATGCCGCTGGTCTGGATCGCCAACCTGGTGCTGTGCATCCTGGCCGGGATCAAGGCCAACGAAGGCCAGGCCTATCGCTACCCGTTCGCGCTGCGCCTGATCAAGTAA